TGCGGTCGAGTCAGTCCGGCCGGCCAGCCTCAGTCCGCCCCGGCGTTTGCGCCTTGGCGCGCGCGGCTGAACCGCCGCTTAACCGGCTGCGACGGATGCTGTAGCAGAAGTATATAACCAAACCGGCGACCAGCCAGCCGAGGAATCGGCCCCAGGTCTTCGCGGGCAGCTCGCGCATCAGCCACGCGCAGGTGAAGATTGCTCCCAGCGGCACCCATGGCACCCACGGTGTCCGAAACGGGCGCGGCCGGCCCGGGTCTATGCGCCGCAACACCAAAACCCCCGCCGCCACCAACACGAACGCAAAGAGCGTCCCTATGTTGCACAGCTCGACGACTTCGTTGATGTTGCTCACGCCCGCAAAGCCCGCCACCAGCACGCCGGTCAGAATCGTGGTCACATGCGGGGTGCGGAATCGGGTGTGCACCCGGGCGGCCCAGTCGGGCAGGAGCCGGTCGCGCGCCATAGAGAACAAAATGCGCGGCTGGCCAAGCTGGAAGACGAACAGGACGGAGGTCGTCGCCACAACCGCCCCAAACGCCACAATCCCGGCGGCCCAGTGGATGCCCCGCGCCGCAAACGCAGTCGCCAGCGGCTCGGCGGTGCCGAGCTGTTCAGTCCTGACCATGCCGGTCAGCACCGCCGCCACCGCAATGTAGAGCACGGTGCAGACCACGAGGCTGGCCAGGATGCCGATCGGCATGTTCCGCTGCGGGTCGCGTGTCTCCTCCGCGGCGGTCGAGACCGCGTCAAACCCGATGTAGGCGAAGAAGATGATGGCCGCCCCCATCGAGATGCCGTGGAAACCGTGCGGAGCGAAGGGCGACCAGTTGGCCGGTTGCACGTAGCAGGCGCCCACGACCAGAAAGAAGATGACGATCACGAGCTTAACCGCGACCATGGCGGCGTTGAACCACGCGCTCTCGCGGATGCCGACCACCAGAATCGCGGTCAGCAGCATCACGATCAGGAACGCCG
Above is a window of Candidatus Paceibacterota bacterium DNA encoding:
- a CDS encoding amino acid permease, with the protein product MFPGKLFRRKSLDQLVSETIVPERRLKRVLGPVQLTALGVGAAVGAGIFSSIGSAVAGGPDHAGAGPAIIVSFLLVAVACALAGFCYAEFASMVPTAGSAYTYAYATLGELVAWIIGWDLILEYAVGNVAVAISWSGYFQELLRGLELDWPAWLGVDYRSALQAARQVAELQSANAGLSTLSPDVLLAATAWTSAPQLAGLHLVFNLPAFLIVMLLTAILVVGIRESAWFNAAMVAVKLVIVIFFLVVGACYVQPANWSPFAPHGFHGISMGAAIIFFAYIGFDAVSTAAEETRDPQRNMPIGILASLVVCTVLYIAVAAVLTGMVRTEQLGTAEPLATAFAARGIHWAAGIVAFGAVVATTSVLFVFQLGQPRILFSMARDRLLPDWAARVHTRFRTPHVTTILTGVLVAGFAGVSNINEVVELCNIGTLFAFVLVAAGVLVLRRIDPGRPRPFRTPWVPWVPLGAIFTCAWLMRELPAKTWGRFLGWLVAGLVIYFCYSIRRSRLSGGSAARAKAQTPGRTEAGRPD